The Amycolatopsis sp. QT-25 genomic sequence GCGGACTCGAACCCGACCGAGATACCGGCCAGGATCACCGTGGCCGCACCGGTTTCCGAAGACTTGCCGACCTCCTTGACCGGCTTGTGCTCGGTGCCGGTGTAGTAGCCGGTGAGCTTGAGGATGACCGCCGCGAGCACGATGCCGATGATCACCGAGATGGTCGCGATCAGCGCCGGGTTGCCGGGTTCGCCGGTGGCACCGCTGGTCAGCTCGGAGAACGAACCGGGCAGGTACACGAACGCCGCGATCGTCGAGAGCACCGCGGAAATCCCCGCGGAGATGTAGAACGAGCGGTTGATCGTGACCAGACCGCCTTCACCCGCCTTGGCCTTGGTGATGTAGACACCGATGACCGCGGTGATCACGCCGATGGCGGGAACGATGAGCGGGAAGATCAGGCCGTGCACGCCGAAGGCGGTGCTTCCCAGGATCAGCGCCGCGACGAGCATGACCGCGTACGACTCGAAGAGGTCCGCCGCCATCCCGGCGCAGTCGCCCACGTTGTCACCGACGTTGTCGGCGATGGTGGCCGCGTTGCGCGGGTCGTCCTCGGGGATGCCCTGCTCGACCTTGCCGACCAGGTCGGCGCCGACGTCGGCGGCCTTCGTGAAGATACCGCCGCCGACACGCATGAACATCGCGATCAGCGCGGCACCGAAACCGAAGCCCTCCAACACCTTCGGGGCCTGTCCGGTGTAGACCAGGACGACCACCGCGGCGCCGAAGAGGCCGAGACCGACGGTGATCATGCCGACGACGCCACCGGTACGGAAGGCCAGGCGCATCGCCTTCTCGCGACCGCCCGCCTCACGCGAAGCGGCCGCGACCCGCAGGTTCGCCTGCGTCGCCAGCCACATGCCGAGGTAGCCGATCGCGAAGGAGAACCCAGCGCCGACCAAGAAGAAGATGGACCTGCCGATCTTCTCTTTCCAGTCGTCGGCCGGCAAAGCGAAGAGCAGCACGAACACGATTCCCCCGAAGATCACGAGGGTGTTGCGCTGCCGTTTGAGATAGGCAGCCGCGCCTTCCTGCACTGCCTTCGCGATGTCCTGCATCTTGGAGGTGCCCTGGCCCGCGGCCAAGACCTCCTTCAGCAGAACGTAGCCGATGACCAGTGCGGCAAGGGCGACCACGGCGATCACACCGACGATGGTGTAACCACCTCCGGAGAGCGTGAGTTCGCCCTCCGCGAGGAACTGCCGGGACATTCGTCCTCCTGGAGACGTCGCCGTTGGCCAACGACGATCCGCCGAGGGATCCGGCGGCTCGTACGTTGACATGGGGATCTGAGTCGAACGTCACGCTAGTCGCACTGCAAGGCACGTCTCACATGACGCTCGCCACAGACGGTGTGGATTGCGGGAGTGTATTGGTAGTGGGATGGAGGACGGCAAGGCGTCCCCGCCACCATACGTTCCGTAATCGTGTGAGGCTGGTCACTGTATCGATCATCGGCGGCCGGATCCGGCGCCTGTTCCGTCCGGCGGCGGCCCGTTTCTGTCGGTGCGCTGTGCGAAGCTTCCGAAGGTGGACGGCACGGCGGAATCCGGTAAGGGTCGGCGGCTTCTCGATCGCGCGACGGCGGGAATCCCGGCTTCGCTGTACCCGGTCACCCATGTGGCCGAACTGCCGTCACGCCCGGCGGATTCGGTGGACTGGCCGGAGTGGGCGGCGGCCCCGGTCGTCGAGGCGCTGAAGGCGAACGGCGTCAAGGCGCCGTGGCGGCATCAGGCGGAAGCCGCGTCGCTGGCCCGCGAAGGCCGGCACGTCGTGATCTCCACCGGCACCGCGTCGGGCAAGTCGCTCGCGTACCAGTTGCCGGTGCTCTCGGCACTGACCGAGGACGAGCGGGCCACGGCGCTGTACCTGTCCCCGACCAAGGCGCTCGGTGCCGACCAGTTGCGCGCCGTGTCCTCTTTGGACATCAAGAAGGTACGAGCCGCGTCGTTCGACGGCGACACCCCGCTCGAGGAACGGGACTGGGTCCGCGCGCACGCGAACTGGGTGTTCACGAACCCGGACATGCTGCACCGCGGGATCCTCTCGTCGCACGCGCGCTGGTCACGGTTCTTCCGGCGGCTCTCGTTCGTCGTCGTCGACGAATGCCACAGCTACCGCGGCGTCTTCGGCTCGCATGTGGCGCTGCTGCTCCGCAGGCTGCGGAGGGTCGCGGC encodes the following:
- a CDS encoding sodium-translocating pyrophosphatase, with translation MSRQFLAEGELTLSGGGYTIVGVIAVVALAALVIGYVLLKEVLAAGQGTSKMQDIAKAVQEGAAAYLKRQRNTLVIFGGIVFVLLFALPADDWKEKIGRSIFFLVGAGFSFAIGYLGMWLATQANLRVAAASREAGGREKAMRLAFRTGGVVGMITVGLGLFGAAVVVLVYTGQAPKVLEGFGFGAALIAMFMRVGGGIFTKAADVGADLVGKVEQGIPEDDPRNAATIADNVGDNVGDCAGMAADLFESYAVMLVAALILGSTAFGVHGLIFPLIVPAIGVITAVIGVYITKAKAGEGGLVTINRSFYISAGISAVLSTIAAFVYLPGSFSELTSGATGEPGNPALIATISVIIGIVLAAVILKLTGYYTGTEHKPVKEVGKSSETGAATVILAGISVGFESAVYTALVISAAVFGAYLLGGGVALFAVALAGTGLLTTVGVIVAMDTFGPISDNAQGIAEMSGDVDEDAAQILTELDAVGNTTKAITKGIAIATAVLAATALFGSYQDAISKALKSIPEAAEASTSAVDFFVNSVVSPNTLVGVIVGAAVVFLFSGLAVNAVSRAAGAVVYEVRRQFRDIPGIMEGTTRPEYGRVVDIVTRDSLRELTTPGLLAVFAPIAVGFGLGTGALAGYLAGAIASGTLMAIFLANSGGAWDNAKKLVEDGSHGGKGSDAHEATIIGDTVGDPFKDTAGPAINPLIKVMNLVSVLIAPAVVQFSIGADANVAVRIGISLVAVAIIVAAIVVSKRRESVLSDNPAQAKA